The nucleotide sequence GTTCTTATTTCCCTTATTTCCACTGCGTTTACTCTTATCTTTCTGaaatgaaaagtgaaagccacgagcgttattcatccccctctagcaattttcgatccaacagaactgatccagatgatcatcagGGTCGATTGCCCCGATGTATGTCCCGATCGCCAACGGGGTGTAGTGTAAAggtagagggtcttgtaagatctcctctgagaactgTCTGTTAATCCGTTCAGGGGATGCGGCGCTCCAGGGCACTTTTCCTTTCCTCGCATCCCGCACGGGCGCCTCGATAGAAGATAACCCCCACTCTTGATGCGCTTGAgctatctccgagggggtttggaacagagcccgatggaaAGGGATCGGTGCAGGCGACCCTTCCCCTTGGGTGTTGGTCGGCCTACGGTTCTGCCCTCATACGGAGAGTTGCTCCGCTCGGTCTTCTTGTCCTGCTCGCCGATCGGCCACCGAGGTCGTCGATTGTGGTGCTAACCGATCGACTATCGCTTGTTGTTACTGCTCCATCATTTTTACTGCCTATGCTTGCACAAGCATTTCCAACTCCTCTTGCGTGAGCGTCATGGTGGTTAgccgtccagcgtcttccatttCCTCGGCTCGGATTTAGGCGACGTTCCCACTGACGACGCTAAatatgatcctgttcgaaagtcGAGGAGgtggatgctggggatgtggcgctcctgctgACCTCTGAGGGACTTCGCGCTTTCCTGCAACACAAGTAGCATCAGTGTtgagccagggaagggatccccGGTGATggtccttcgacgctcaagtcagtctccagcGAAGCAAGAAGCAAAGGAAACTATAGCGCAATTGTACAGATCgtgagaaaagcatacctccaCCGATgcctggacccccctttatataaggCTCATGTAGTGTGTGTGCATCCTTCTCAAAGCGGGCACGCTATCCCAAACCTTCCGTGAATTgtcatgtcagtaaagtgtccctgacacagtaccttaacaagtcgtgcatatctctgaagtgatagtggaagatTCTGCTGTACAATCTTCTGCCTGACCATACCGTCCGTCGGTGACACTAACACCCAAAAAGATGTCAAAAGATATCCCGCGGTGTCTGTTGCTTAACTGAATGGGATGACCGCTCAGCTGAGAGTTCCCTATTCCAGTGTCGTTTGTTGCTGGGCCAAGCAGGATGGCCGCTCGGCTGGGATCTCCGTTGTATGGCTGATGAATCTATTGCTTGGTCGAGTGGGGTAGGCGCTCGGCTGATACTTCCACTGTTCGGCTGCCGTACGTGCCTCTTGATCGGACGGGATAGTCGCTCAACTGTAGTAGCATTGTTCATGTGTGGTATGCTCGGTTATGACTTTACTCGGCTGATGTTCTGAGTATTAATGTAAGGCCAAGCGGAGTAGCCGCTCGACCTGCTTCTGCGGACACTTGGCGTTCATTCTTGTATTGAGCGTCCTACCTCGAGCTAGCGATGTTGTCGGATCGAACTTTTCATATCTCGGTCGGGCGAATCACTTGCCCGCCTGACTTGTGATAGGGGACGTTGACCGTCTTAACTTTGACCTTCATTTTGATGAAGACTTTTCCTAAGACGGTCCCTCCTTATTACCACATCAATATATATTAAGGTTGATTTAATTAATCTATGTTTAACCCAATGGTAGGCGGCTAAATAATAAAAAGTCCACAAAAATTAAAGAGGATTCAGACCCATTTAATTGAGTTGCCACCTCATTAATTACTTTGCTAACTAATTGAACTACCAACTCTAAATAGTGGGGTCCTCCCCCTAAATCCACCTTAAATTCTATTTAATAAGTCAATGGAATTTTTGATTACCTAAAACTAGAAGACATGTtaatattaaagttttttttatttataaagatGGATCTAAAGAGATATATTTAACTCATTTAAAAACACATTAGCTCCATTAATCATAATATTAAACATTCATAAAACAATTCGAAGATCCAAAAATTGACAAGTGGAAAAATAGCAAAATCATTATTATTATCGATCGAATTAACTCTCAACTACCAACTACTCCTTTTCATTAATGCAATTAAGCCACTCTATTCCATTTTATCACTATAAAATCTCCCCTCCATCACtcattcactcacattcctctCCACACCACACACCACCAACCCCGACGATTCCCGCTCCCGTTCTTCTTCCCGATGTCTCGCTCCGGTGCCTTAGCGGTGGTGCTCATGATAGCAGCAGTCGTCGCCCTCCTAGCGGGGTCCCAGGCCGATGCCGTTGTCACCTGCGGCCAAGTGGCCTCCAACCTGCGGCCCTGCATTCCCTACGTGACCGGTAAGGTGTCGGCGCTGCCTCCGCCCTGCTGCAACGGGGTGAGGAGCCTGAACACCGCCGCGCAGACCACCGCCGACCGCCGTGCAGCGTGCAGTTGCATCCGCTCGCAGGCATCTGGGATCTCCGGTCTCCAGCCCGGCCGCCTTTCCGGGCTCCCCGGCAGCTGCGGCGTCCACCTTCCATTTCCCGTCAGTACCTCCACTGATTGCTCCAGGTCCGTAACTATTTGACATCATTAGATTATTTAGTCCTAACTATTTGACGGTCAACTTTTATCGTAACATATGTCTGTGAATTTGGTCATGCAGTAACTGATCGACCGGACCGAGTGGACCAGATACTATCCGAGTTATAGAGGGATACATGGAATAAAAATGGGAGGTCGAGTCTCATACTTGTGATCCTCCCATCGCGTCTAGCTTCGATGCCGAGGCTTGTTATTGTTCTATATATCGTCATGTTGTTTTGTCTATATTCTAATATATACTTCTCCTTCGTATCGTGTGAAATTCCCGTATATTTATTCTAAATGGATATCCTCTTACATCTAATGTGATAATACTCGTGATTCATttgttttaaacttttttttattaaaaaaattaaaatatatgcttaattttccaactctaatccTTATATATTATACTTCaacacatttattttattttataatttaaaatctttaaaaaaaatattagtgtAATATGGACAAAATAAAATATATGGGATAATTGATGATTAAACTTTACTGCTTGTTAATAACCCTTTTTCAttgctttttatttttatttaattttttaaataagactAGGTAGTTATTAATGTTTCAAATTAAATAGACAGGACATGATATTCATGGAAAGAATGAGAGTTTGGCGAGGAGAGATTGAAATTCATTCCATTTGATTTCAGATGAACGgaaaatgataaataaaaaagaTTCCAGAGAGATTCTAAATCATGTGATAATAACTATAGTCATAACTACTAAAACATTCTATTCATAAAACATTATATTTCATATTACTTACTAAAacgttattttttttagaaaaaaagacATTTGAACTATGCTGACTCAAGGCATAGGTCATTACGGCCATGTCAAAGTCTCGTATTTTATTGAGGCCCGCattgtttgaatttttaattttaatattatttataattatttttttaaaaaaattacttttatttTTAGATTAAATTAAGGGCCCCTATTTATGGGCCTCAATTTTTAAATTGTAATATTATTTATAATCAATTTTACAAAAACACTCacttttaattttagattaatttaaaagaaaatctattttgaattttagatttttttcaattttatttgttattgttttattaattatatatcttattttataaaattttattttttattgttttaataaaatctatgttaaaaattaaataatttaataattttatcagtaaaaaaatttattatcaaaatttaaatataaaaatttaattagttattttacatttcaaaatattaggaaaattatttttttataaaaaatattttttaaatttatattattttttaaaaaaatattaaagatcaaTTTTTTTTCGGTTGCCTTGGGCCTTCGTAATGATTGAGACGGCCTGCATTTGAATCCGTTAGGTTATTAGCGCTTCCAAATCTTGAGATAACACCAACTTAAGTATACtagccaattaataaaataaatgtatTCATAAAATACTTTTGGCCATTAACTAATTTTATATAATCAAATATTTACATTCCATAAAACAAGTTGACTTATGACGGGTGGGCTTTGACGTCTCTTGTAGAGTCGAACTTTGTGTCTCCTATCAATAGGGATAGGGATATAAATGAATTAAACGTTCATGAACAAACGTGATATTCAGTTTAGTAAATgcttatttatattcattcaatataaataatataaacaagatcaattaaataaacaatctTAAACAACTcattaaacaaaataaataagaTTGAACTTATATGTGTTTAGTTCGTTAATGTTCATGGATaacgttcatgaataatatttgtGAATATCATTTGTGAATATTTAGGAACAATGTTCATGgattatattcattaataaaactcttatcaatatacaaaataagtaaaaaaaacttttaaaatgaataaataaatttgaattattaagctcaataatcaattaaataagtaaatatttcaaacaataaaaaaacaaccctactcaactacacccataaagctcaaaaccgacgataaaatcaacttacctcttctgcaaTCTagacaggcatgtagtaaaagcaaatccaaaccaaatccatcgacatcacaaaatccatacaatgtccataccatcaaacagaacaagtttagcataatctaagtaagaagaccaaaagaccaacaatatcctcgtggtctgcaggggactagcaactggaactctctcctgacagcatcaacctgaaaataataacggaGGCGGGAGTGATTCCAACGCTCAgcaggtaacaactgatatacatagtaaggaagtaacatctagcactaatcatgcgtacagtctcctaacgtaataaaggtaaatgcaaactgaaataaacaggagaatattgtactaaccaggatctggtacaaggataaacagtccgagaggtatagaaatcctgtatgcatgtaagCATGAGCATCcaacaatatgcagcaaataaatgcagcaaacacaatcacaagaaataaatgcatcaatgcgtatgatgccaatgatgcgtcctggtcacccctgacgccagtcaaccatctcacacacaatggtgagaccgagtgggtagggctgtgacaaccgtgcactctgtcgtcactgctcctgatgagtgaccgagcggacgggatgctgtcgtagtacaccta is from Zingiber officinale cultivar Zhangliang chromosome 7B, Zo_v1.1, whole genome shotgun sequence and encodes:
- the LOC122003831 gene encoding non-specific lipid-transfer protein 1-like, with amino-acid sequence MSRSGALAVVLMIAAVVALLAGSQADAVVTCGQVASNLRPCIPYVTGKVSALPPPCCNGVRSLNTAAQTTADRRAACSCIRSQASGISGLQPGRLSGLPGSCGVHLPFPVSTSTDCSSN